A window from Schistocerca gregaria isolate iqSchGreg1 chromosome 8, iqSchGreg1.2, whole genome shotgun sequence encodes these proteins:
- the LOC126285141 gene encoding putative nuclease HARBI1: protein MNTLLMTLREYTTGALNIVIGDSANVHSTTALRIISEVSGIIPTMSCQYIKFPSQLEVRSVMDGFHHNLIIWDIVAWWPGSVHGSTIFHNCARWAQSENGEIPVSHLLADSGYACKPYLLPPLSNPQSLADHQYNRSDVTTRKTVERQYGLWKKRFPILSMGMRCNPQKTMAFIVSTAVLHNIARSTSKEEPPEGIGIMWLLRLLCSERGLNIDNNEPMPPCQQMYHDDTLLGRADHRTIIDEHFY, encoded by the coding sequence ATGAACACACTTCTGATGACATTAAGGGAATACACAACTGGAGCACTTAATATAGTAATTGGTGACAGTGCTAATGTACATTCTACAACGGCACTAAGAATTATAAGTGAAGTGTCgggaatcataccaacaatgtcttGTCAATACATAAAGTTTCCTTCTCAATTAGAAGTACGCTCTGTTATGGATGGTTTCCACCACAATTTAATAATATGGGACATTGTGGCTTGGTGGCCTGGCTCTGTGCATGGTAGTACAATATTTCATAATTGCGCTCGATGGGCACAGTCTGAAAATGGTGAAATACCAGTCAGTCACTTACTAGCAGATAGTGGCTATGCATGCAAACCTTACTTATTGCCACCACTTTCAAATCCACAAAGTTTGGCAGATCACCAATATAACAGGTCTGATGTTACCACAAGGAAAACTGTGGAGAGACAATATGGTTTGTGGAAGAAGAGattccccattttatctatgggaaTGAGGTGTAATCCACAAAAGACAATGGCATTTATAGTGAGTACGGCTGTCTTGCATAATATTGCAAGGAGCACAAGCAAAGAAGAGCCACCAGAAGGTATAGGAATTATGTGGCTGCTGAGGCTATTATGTAGTGAGAGGGGCCTCAATATTGACAATAATGAGCCAATGCCTCCCTGTCAACAAATGTATCATGATGACACATTACTAGGACGAGCAGATCATCGCACTATAATTGATGAACATTTTTACTGA